From the genome of Pantoea alfalfae, one region includes:
- the rpsA gene encoding 30S ribosomal protein S1, producing MTESFAQLFEESLKTIETRPGSIVRGIVVSIDKDVVLVDAGLKSESAIPAEQFKNAAGELEIQVGDEVDVALDAVEDGFGETLLSREKAKRHEAWITLEKAYEDAETVTGVINGKVKGGFTVELNGIRAFLPGSLVDVRPVRDTLHLEGKELEFKVIKLDQKRNNVVVSRRAVIESENSAERDQLLENLQEGMEVKGIVKNLTDYGAFVDLGGVDGLLHITDMAWKRVKHPSEIVNVGDEITVKVLKFDRERTRVSLGLKQLGEDPWVAIAKRYPEGTRLTGRVTNLTDYGCFVEIEEGVEGLVHVSEMDWTNKNIHPSKVVNVGDVVEVMVLDIDEERRRISLGLKQCKSNPWQLFAETHNKGDRVEGKIKSITDFGIFIGLDGGIDGLVHLSDISWNATGEEAVREYKKGDEIAAVVLQVDAERERISLGVKQLAEDPFNNYITLNKKGAIVTGKVTAVDAKGATVELADGVEGYLRASEASLDRIEDATLVLNVGDDVEAKFTGVDRKNRVVSLSVRAKDQADEKEAINTVNTKQEEGNFSSAMAEAFKAAKGE from the coding sequence ATGACTGAATCTTTTGCTCAACTATTTGAAGAATCCTTAAAAACAATCGAAACCCGCCCGGGTTCTATCGTTCGTGGCATCGTCGTTTCTATCGACAAAGATGTCGTTCTGGTTGATGCGGGTCTGAAATCTGAATCTGCAATTCCTGCAGAGCAGTTCAAGAACGCAGCCGGCGAACTGGAAATCCAGGTAGGCGACGAAGTTGATGTTGCTCTGGATGCAGTGGAAGACGGCTTCGGTGAAACCCTGCTGTCCCGTGAGAAAGCTAAGCGCCATGAAGCATGGATCACGCTGGAAAAAGCTTACGAAGACGCTGAAACTGTTACCGGTGTTATCAACGGCAAAGTTAAAGGCGGCTTCACAGTTGAGCTCAACGGTATCCGTGCGTTCCTGCCAGGTTCACTGGTAGATGTGCGTCCGGTGCGCGATACGCTGCACCTGGAAGGCAAAGAGCTTGAGTTCAAAGTCATCAAGCTGGATCAGAAACGCAATAACGTCGTGGTTTCACGTCGTGCGGTTATCGAATCCGAAAACAGCGCAGAGCGCGATCAGCTGCTGGAAAACCTGCAGGAAGGCATGGAAGTTAAAGGTATCGTTAAGAACCTCACTGACTACGGTGCATTCGTTGATCTGGGCGGCGTTGATGGCCTGCTGCACATCACTGATATGGCATGGAAACGCGTTAAGCATCCAAGCGAAATCGTTAACGTTGGCGACGAAATCACCGTTAAGGTGCTGAAGTTCGACCGCGAGCGTACCCGTGTTTCTCTGGGTCTGAAGCAGCTGGGCGAAGATCCATGGGTTGCTATCGCTAAACGCTATCCGGAAGGCACCCGCCTGACCGGTCGTGTTACCAACCTGACTGATTATGGCTGCTTCGTGGAAATCGAAGAAGGCGTTGAAGGTCTGGTACACGTGTCTGAAATGGACTGGACCAACAAAAACATCCATCCGTCTAAAGTTGTTAACGTAGGCGATGTTGTTGAAGTTATGGTTCTGGACATTGACGAAGAGCGTCGTCGTATCTCCCTGGGTCTGAAACAGTGTAAATCTAACCCATGGCAGCTGTTCGCTGAGACGCACAACAAAGGCGATCGTGTTGAAGGTAAAATCAAGTCAATCACTGACTTCGGTATCTTCATCGGCCTGGACGGCGGCATCGACGGTCTGGTTCACCTGTCTGACATCTCCTGGAACGCGACCGGCGAAGAAGCCGTTCGTGAGTACAAAAAAGGCGATGAAATCGCTGCCGTTGTACTGCAGGTTGATGCAGAGCGCGAGCGTATCTCTCTGGGCGTTAAACAGCTGGCAGAAGATCCGTTCAACAACTACATCACTCTGAACAAGAAAGGTGCCATCGTCACCGGTAAAGTGACTGCAGTTGATGCTAAAGGTGCTACAGTTGAATTAGCAGACGGCGTTGAGGGTTACCTGCGCGCTTCTGAAGCTTCACTGGACCGCATTGAAGATGCAACTCTGGTTCTGAACGTTGGCGACGACGTTGAAGCTAAGTTCACCGGCGTTGATCGTAAAAACCGTGTCGTAAGCCTGTCTGTCCGTGCGAAAGACCAGGCTGATGAGAAAGAAGCTATCAATACTGTTAACACCAAACAGGAAGAAGGCAATTTCTCTAGCGCTATGGCTGAAGCGTTCAAAGCGGCTAAAGGCGAGTAA
- the cmk gene encoding (d)CMP kinase: MTVTAPVITIDGPSGAGKGTLCKAMAESLQWHLLDSGAIYRVLALAALHHQVDIESEEALVPIAAHLDVRFLSQNGEMQVILEGEDVTGEIRTQEVSNTASRVAAFPRVREALLRRQRGFREMPGLIADGRDMGTVVFPDAPVKIFLDASPEERAQRRMLQLQGNGFNVNFDRLLAEIKERDDRDRNRAIAPLVAAADALVLDSTEMSIDQVIEKALHYAREKLGIPA, from the coding sequence ATGACAGTAACTGCCCCGGTCATAACTATTGATGGGCCAAGTGGAGCGGGAAAGGGAACCCTGTGCAAAGCGATGGCAGAATCGCTGCAGTGGCATCTGCTGGACTCCGGTGCTATTTATCGCGTGCTGGCGTTAGCGGCATTGCATCATCAAGTGGACATTGAATCTGAAGAAGCGCTGGTGCCGATTGCTGCACATCTTGATGTGCGCTTTTTGTCACAGAATGGTGAAATGCAGGTCATACTTGAAGGTGAAGATGTTACCGGTGAAATCCGCACTCAGGAGGTCAGCAACACCGCCTCACGTGTCGCTGCCTTTCCGCGGGTGCGCGAAGCGTTATTGCGCCGTCAGCGCGGTTTCCGTGAGATGCCGGGCCTGATCGCTGATGGCCGCGATATGGGCACCGTGGTTTTCCCGGATGCGCCAGTAAAGATTTTCCTTGATGCCAGCCCGGAAGAGCGTGCTCAGCGACGTATGCTACAGTTGCAGGGAAATGGCTTTAATGTTAACTTTGACCGCCTTTTAGCCGAGATAAAAGAACGCGACGACCGCGATCGTAACCGCGCAATTGCGCCTTTAGTCGCTGCTGCCGATGCACTGGTTCTGGACTCTACAGAGATGTCTATCGACCAGGTCATTGAAAAAGCGCTACACTATGCCCGCGAGAAGCTGGGCATTCCGGCTTAA
- the aroA gene encoding 3-phosphoshikimate 1-carboxyvinyltransferase has protein sequence MQDSLTLQPIARVDGTVNLPGSKSVSNRALLLAALAEGTTRLTNLLDSDDVKHMLNALTALGVSYTLSSDRTVCEVTGNAGPLHSSQPLSLFLGNAGTAMRPLAAALCLGEHDIELTGEPRMKERPIGHLVDALRQGGASIEYLENENYPPLRLRGGFTGGEVSVDGSVSSQFLTALLMTAPLAQQDTCITIKGDLVSKPYIDITLNLMQCFGVGVENQNYQRFLIKGQQQYQSPGDYLVEGDASSASYFLAAGAIKGGTVRVTGIGRQSVQGDIRFADVLERMGAVIEWGDDFIACTAGKLQAIDMDMNHIPDAAMTIATTALFADGTTQLRNIYNWRVKETDRLSAMATELRKVGAEVEEGHDYIRITPPASLIHADIGTYNDHRMAMCFSLVALSDTPVTILDPGCTAKTFPDYFVQLAKISQHA, from the coding sequence ATGCAGGACTCCCTGACTCTCCAACCGATCGCGCGTGTCGATGGCACCGTAAATCTGCCCGGCTCAAAAAGCGTTTCCAATCGCGCATTGCTGCTGGCTGCGCTGGCTGAAGGTACCACCCGTCTCACCAACCTGCTCGACAGCGATGATGTTAAGCATATGCTGAATGCGCTGACCGCGCTGGGCGTAAGCTATACGCTCTCCAGCGATCGCACCGTGTGTGAAGTGACGGGAAATGCCGGGCCGCTGCACTCCTCTCAACCGTTGTCGCTGTTTCTGGGCAATGCCGGAACCGCAATGCGTCCTCTGGCCGCTGCACTCTGTTTGGGCGAGCACGATATTGAGCTGACCGGCGAACCCCGCATGAAAGAGCGTCCAATCGGGCATCTGGTTGATGCACTTCGTCAGGGGGGAGCAAGTATTGAGTACCTGGAAAACGAAAACTATCCGCCGCTGCGTTTACGCGGTGGTTTCACCGGGGGGGAAGTCAGTGTAGATGGCAGCGTCTCCAGTCAGTTCCTGACAGCACTGCTGATGACCGCGCCGCTGGCACAGCAGGATACCTGCATCACTATCAAAGGCGATTTGGTTTCCAAACCTTATATTGATATCACACTCAATCTGATGCAGTGCTTTGGCGTCGGGGTTGAGAATCAGAACTATCAACGCTTCCTGATTAAGGGACAGCAACAGTATCAGTCACCGGGCGATTACCTGGTTGAAGGCGATGCCTCTTCCGCCTCCTATTTCCTGGCTGCCGGCGCAATAAAAGGTGGCACGGTTCGCGTCACCGGTATCGGACGCCAGAGTGTGCAGGGCGATATCCGTTTCGCTGATGTGCTGGAAAGGATGGGTGCGGTAATTGAGTGGGGCGATGATTTCATTGCCTGCACGGCCGGAAAACTGCAGGCCATTGATATGGACATGAACCATATCCCGGATGCTGCCATGACCATCGCGACCACCGCGCTGTTTGCCGACGGCACGACCCAGTTACGTAATATTTATAACTGGCGGGTAAAAGAGACTGATCGACTGAGCGCAATGGCTACAGAGCTGCGTAAAGTGGGGGCTGAAGTTGAAGAGGGCCATGACTATATCCGTATTACACCGCCAGCATCGCTGATTCATGCTGATATTGGTACCTACAACGATCACCGCATGGCAATGTGTTTTTCGCTGGTTGCCCTTTCCGATACACCAGTAACTATTCTCGATCCTGGCTGTACAGCGAAAACCTTCCCGGACTATTTTGTTCAGCTGGCTAAAATCAGCCAGCACGCCTGA
- the ihfB gene encoding integration host factor subunit beta — protein MTKSELIERLAGQHTHIPAKVVEDAVKEMLEHMATTLAQGERIEIRGFGSFSLHYRAPRTGRNPKTGDKVDLEGKYVPHFKPGKELRDRANIYG, from the coding sequence ATGACCAAGTCAGAACTGATCGAAAGACTGGCGGGACAGCATACTCATATACCGGCGAAAGTCGTTGAGGATGCAGTAAAAGAGATGCTTGAGCATATGGCCACTACGCTGGCACAAGGCGAACGCATCGAAATCCGGGGATTCGGCAGCTTTTCTTTGCACTATCGCGCTCCGCGTACTGGACGTAACCCGAAAACGGGTGACAAAGTGGATCTGGAAGGTAAATACGTTCCCCACTTTAAGCCAGGCAAAGAACTGCGCGATCGCGCAAATATCTACGGCTAA
- a CDS encoding DNA internalization-related competence protein ComEC/Rec2 produces the protein MLTWTILARLAIVATLPLLLMARLPSGEVMWGFLLTGLALLHCPYQPVRLAGLTLLFLAWACNDARLMVRDIEKFSARPATYTLQISELRKERKQIRVRLLEEQGRMIFPPRFAWLFFDTDPEIYCPGQRWTMHLRLRPVHARLNEGDFDAQRFALANNTPLQGRILKQDAISDRCDGRWRFIVGHRDRTREMPSRGTLEALAFGIREEMSPQTRQLLRDTGTAHLMAISGMHIALAASTGWVLARGVQFILPARFIGYLFPLIVSWLFAAIYTWLSGAQPPAARSLLALTLWTITRLAGVQLNSWQIWTFCIALLLVMDPLTVLSDSFWLSVLAVGMLLVWYHWFPLPAQFRHQWRWIPVQLLHLQAGMMILMVPLQVAIFNGISLTALVANVVAIPVVSFITMPLVTLALLLPVAHLSGFFWGAADLSLRALFHCLTLLPPGWWPLSGTTWFTVMVWGGLILWRAQLFFSLPLSSCALALAMILSRQPNQEQGWRIDMLDIGHGLSLVISQGDEAVMYDTGPRWQNDNAGSRVIIPWLERRQLRLKQVILSHKHLDHTGGLEAITQRWPAVDVRSALADEAHLPCVRGTQWRWRQLHFRVVWPLTAPLPGGNNDSCVVIVDDGQVRLMLTGDIEAKAERQLVALEKQGLKVDILQVPHHGSRTSSTSLLLRKAAGHTAIASLARYNAWRMPAKNVLENYRTAGFQWLDTGQSGQISIRIAQGRAQVSTLRDQLMPRWYHQWFGVKRESR, from the coding sequence ATGCTGACATGGACCATTCTGGCGCGACTGGCGATCGTTGCAACGTTACCGCTACTGCTGATGGCGCGGCTGCCTTCCGGTGAGGTGATGTGGGGCTTCCTCCTCACAGGACTGGCTCTGCTGCATTGCCCTTACCAACCTGTCCGTCTGGCCGGTCTTACTCTGCTGTTTCTGGCATGGGCCTGTAACGACGCGCGTCTGATGGTGCGGGATATCGAAAAGTTCTCGGCGCGTCCTGCCACCTACACCCTTCAGATCAGTGAACTGCGAAAAGAGCGGAAGCAAATCCGGGTTCGTCTGCTTGAAGAACAGGGCAGGATGATATTTCCGCCTCGCTTTGCCTGGCTCTTTTTCGATACTGATCCAGAGATTTACTGTCCGGGCCAGCGCTGGACCATGCACCTCCGTCTGCGACCGGTCCATGCCCGCCTTAATGAAGGCGACTTTGATGCACAGCGTTTTGCACTCGCGAATAATACGCCGCTTCAGGGGCGGATCCTTAAACAGGATGCTATCAGCGATCGCTGTGATGGCCGCTGGCGATTTATTGTAGGGCACCGTGACAGGACCCGTGAAATGCCTTCGCGTGGCACGCTGGAGGCGCTGGCATTTGGTATCCGGGAGGAAATGAGCCCGCAGACGCGCCAGCTACTGCGTGATACCGGCACGGCGCACCTGATGGCGATATCGGGCATGCATATTGCCCTGGCAGCCAGCACTGGCTGGGTGCTTGCGCGAGGCGTGCAGTTTATATTGCCAGCCCGCTTTATCGGCTATCTTTTTCCCCTCATCGTGAGCTGGCTGTTTGCAGCAATCTATACCTGGCTTTCAGGGGCGCAGCCTCCTGCAGCCCGTTCTCTGCTCGCCCTGACGCTATGGACGATAACACGGCTTGCGGGTGTTCAGCTGAACAGCTGGCAGATCTGGACGTTCTGTATTGCGTTGCTGCTGGTGATGGATCCACTGACCGTGCTGTCTGACAGCTTCTGGCTTTCGGTACTGGCTGTCGGCATGTTGCTGGTCTGGTATCACTGGTTCCCGCTGCCTGCACAGTTCCGCCATCAATGGCGCTGGATTCCGGTACAGCTACTGCATTTGCAGGCGGGCATGATGATTTTAATGGTGCCGTTGCAGGTGGCGATTTTCAACGGCATCAGCCTGACTGCGCTGGTGGCGAATGTTGTCGCGATTCCGGTCGTCTCGTTTATTACCATGCCTCTGGTGACGCTCGCCCTGCTGCTACCGGTGGCGCATTTATCTGGCTTCTTCTGGGGAGCGGCCGATCTCTCTTTACGCGCACTGTTTCATTGCCTGACGTTGCTGCCACCAGGCTGGTGGCCGCTGAGTGGCACAACCTGGTTTACGGTCATGGTATGGGGTGGCCTGATTCTCTGGCGTGCGCAGCTCTTCTTCTCTCTGCCACTAAGCAGCTGCGCGTTAGCGCTGGCGATGATACTGAGTCGCCAGCCAAATCAGGAGCAGGGCTGGCGCATCGATATGCTGGATATCGGGCACGGTCTGAGTCTGGTGATCAGCCAGGGCGACGAGGCCGTAATGTATGACACCGGCCCGCGCTGGCAGAACGATAATGCGGGGAGTCGGGTGATCATTCCGTGGCTGGAGCGCAGGCAGTTACGGTTAAAACAGGTCATCCTGAGTCATAAGCATCTGGATCATACTGGCGGGCTGGAGGCGATTACGCAACGCTGGCCAGCGGTTGACGTCAGAAGTGCGCTGGCTGATGAGGCACACTTACCCTGCGTACGGGGCACGCAGTGGCGCTGGCGGCAGCTCCACTTTCGGGTGGTCTGGCCGCTGACGGCCCCCCTGCCGGGCGGAAATAATGACTCCTGTGTGGTGATCGTCGATGATGGTCAGGTTCGTCTGATGTTAACCGGTGACATTGAAGCGAAAGCGGAACGCCAACTGGTGGCGCTGGAGAAGCAGGGGCTGAAGGTCGATATTCTGCAGGTCCCGCACCACGGCAGCCGTACTTCGTCGACCTCATTGCTGCTGCGTAAAGCCGCAGGCCACACCGCTATCGCCTCGCTGGCACGCTACAATGCATGGCGTATGCCCGCGAAAAATGTGCTGGAAAACTATCGAACGGCCGGTTTTCAGTGGCTGGATACGGGCCAGTCAGGACAAATCAGTATCAGGATAGCGCAGGGCAGAGCGCAGGTTTCGACCTTGCGGGATCAATTAATGCCCCGTTGGTATCATCAGTGGTTTGGCGTCAAACGCGAATCCAGGTAG